TGCGTCCGCGGGTCATGGTACACCGCCATGCGCGCGTCGCTGAGCGCTGGCACGGGCTGGTAACCGCCCGTGACTTCATATGCCACCGAGCCCAGTCGCTGCCGCAGCACGGCCGTACGGCGAAAGCTCCGGGCAACTTCGCGAAAATGCGGAAGCAGCCGACCTTCGGCCTCCGCCGCCATTCGTCCCTGCAGCACCACGACGCGGCCCATATCGGCGATGGTCACCTGGTACAGCACGAGCGGCGTGCCGGCCGCGTTCCGCGCGTCGGCCACGATCTCGTACGCGGGCAGGTCGTCAAGCACCAGCCCCGTGCCTGAACGATGCGCCACGTCGCGCACTCCCTTCATCTCCGCGATCCACGCCCCCGCCTGCGCCTCCATGGGCTCCGTCGGCGGGTGCCACTCGGGAAATAACTCCAGGACCGCGCCGCCGTCCGCTGTGGCCCCATGGTCCCGCAGGCGCACGGTGGCGAGCTCCCGCCCGGCGAAGCGGAGCGGGCCGCTCTCCCGCACTTCGTAATCCAGCAGGCGAAAGAGCGAGTCCGGGACGGCCTGCGCCGCCGCGGAAGGCGGGGCGGCAGCGAGCAGGGCAAGAGCCACGGGTAGTGGCATGAGGGAAATGCGCATGATTCGATCGTAAATGAAGGGAGCGTCGCACCGGAAGGAGATCGGTCGCGGAAACACGGCGAGGGCAGGGCCGTCCGCCCCACCCCCGCGTACAATATGACGTTTTTGGTGATACGTCCAGCCTGCCGTTCAGGTCAGGATGCCGACCACGCACGCGGTCATGAAGTTGGCCAGTGTGCCCGCGATCATCGCCCGCAGACCGAGCCGGCTCAGGTCGCCGCGGCGCTCCGGCGCCATGCCGCCGATGCCGCCGATCTGGATGGCGATGGAGCTGAAGTTGGCGAAGCCGCAGAGCGCGTAGGTGGCCAGCACCACCGAGCGCGGCTGCAGCCCGGCGCCCTCCTGCAGCATGCCGCCCAGGTGCGCGTACGCCACGAACTCGTTCAGAGCCGTCTTTTCGCCCAGGAGCGTGCCCACCGCCAGCACGTCCGGGTTGGGCACGCCCATCAGCCAGGCGAACGGGGCGAAGATCCATCCCAGCAGCTTCTGGATGGTCAGGTCCAGCCCGAAGAGCCCCGCCGTCCCGCTGAGCATTCCGTTCAGCAGGGCGACAAGCGCGATGAACGCGATGAGCATGGCGCCCACGTTCAGGGCCAGGCTCAGCCCTTCGCTGGCGCCTCGCGCCGCGGCGTCGATCACGTTGGCATCCACCTTCTCCAGCTTGATCTTCACGCTCCCGGCCGTCACCGGCTCTTCCGTCTCGGGATACATGATCTTGGAGACGAGAATGCAGGCCGGGGCCGCCATCACCGAGGCGCTGATCAGGTGTCCGGCGATGTCGGGAAAGTACGCCACCAGGAATCCCACGTAGGCCGCCAGCACGCCGCCCGCCACCGTGCCGAAGCCGCCCACCATCACGCAGTGCATCTCGCTCTTGGTCATGGTGCCGATGAACGGCTTCACCAGCAGCGGCGCCTCGGTCTGTCCCAGGAAGATGTTCCCGGCGGTGCTCAGGCTTTCGGCGCCGCTGATCTTCATGGTCCTCATCATCACCCACGCGAACGCCTTCACCACCCCCTGCATGATGCCCAGGTGGTAGAGCAGCGTCATCAGCGACGAGAAGAAGATGATGGTCGGCAGCACGTTGAAGGCGAAGAACGCTCCGGAGGCCGCCCATCCCGTCGTGGCGCCGATGGGCTCCATCGGCGGGAAGCCCGTGCCACCCGCGCCGGTCGGGATGTTGTTGAACACCAGGTTGCCGAACAGGAACCTGGCCCCCTCCACGGTATAGCCCATCAGCGCGTTGAACGTGTCGTTCGCCGCGTCGAAGAACGCCGCGCCCCAGGGCGTCTTGAGGATCAGGAGAGCGAAGATGAACTGAAGCGCCAGTCCCCACGCCACCAGCCGCCAGTCTATCCGCCGCTTGTGCACGCTCATCGCCCAGGCGAGCGCGATGAAGGCAAGGATGCCCAGGGCGCTGGTGGCCTACTGGATGGGCGTGCCGTGCGCGTCGGCACGGGCCTGCCGCGCCATCTCCCCCGCGTTGCGCGCCGCGGGCGCCGAATCGGCCACGATGCCGCTCTGGGGCGTCTGCGCCTGTTTCGCCGCCTCGGGCGAGGCGATGGGGGCCGAGGGGTCTCCCGGGTTTACCGCGGGCGCCTGCGCCTGGGGCGAGGCGGGGTTCGCCGGGCGGTCCTGGGCCCCGGCCGCGGGCTGTGCCTGCACGGGGCCCGTGCTGTCTCCCGGCTGCTGGGCGCGGGCATACAGCCCCGCCGAAAGGAGGAGCGCGGCGGCCAGCCACAGGGGCAGCAGCCACTTCAGGTGCTTCTTGCGCGTGGAAGCCATGCGTTCAGGGAGCCCGGCGTGAGCGGGGAATGGATGGGAAAACCCGACAGCGTGTGCGGAAGACCGTCATTCTACCTTCACCACCGCAGTGGCGCCACCTCGTCGCGCGAAAGCTGCACGCCCTCGCGCTTGGCCGTCACCAGCCGCGGGCGGTCGAAGGGCTTGATCAGCAGCAGTCCCGCCACGAAGCCGCCGATGTGCGCCCACACCGCAACGCCGCCCTCCTCCGTCGCCGGCATGCCCAGCGAGGCCATCCCTTCGAACAGCTGCAGCACGAACCACAGCAGGAGAAAGAAGAAGGCGCGGATGCGGAAGAAGAAGAACGGGGGAAAGTACGTGCGCACCCGGGCGCCGGGATACAGCAGGATGTACGCGCCCATGATGCCGCTGATGGCCCCGCTGGCGCCCACCATGGGGACTTGGCTGACCGGCGAAAAGTACACGTGGGCGAGCGCCGCGGCGGCGCCGCAGATCAGGTAGAAGGCCAGGAACCGCAGGTGGCCCATGGAGTCTTCGATGTTGTTCCCGAACACCCACAGGAACAGCATGTTGCCCAGGATGTGCCCCCACCCGCCGTGCATGAACATCGACGTCAGCA
This portion of the Longimicrobium sp. genome encodes:
- a CDS encoding NupC/NupG family nucleoside CNT transporter — protein: MGILAFIALAWAMSVHKRRIDWRLVAWGLALQFIFALLILKTPWGAAFFDAANDTFNALMGYTVEGARFLFGNLVFNNIPTGAGGTGFPPMEPIGATTGWAASGAFFAFNVLPTIIFFSSLMTLLYHLGIMQGVVKAFAWVMMRTMKISGAESLSTAGNIFLGQTEAPLLVKPFIGTMTKSEMHCVMVGGFGTVAGGVLAAYVGFLVAYFPDIAGHLISASVMAAPACILVSKIMYPETEEPVTAGSVKIKLEKVDANVIDAAARGASEGLSLALNVGAMLIAFIALVALLNGMLSGTAGLFGLDLTIQKLLGWIFAPFAWLMGVPNPDVLAVGTLLGEKTALNEFVAYAHLGGMLQEGAGLQPRSVVLATYALCGFANFSSIAIQIGGIGGMAPERRGDLSRLGLRAMIAGTLANFMTACVVGILT
- a CDS encoding rhomboid family intramembrane serine protease; this encodes MIPLNDENPTELRPWMTVLLIIANFAVWMLIQGAGAMQALEASVVEYGAQPCEITGACQITGLGTSALLTSMFMHGGWGHILGNMLFLWVFGNNIEDSMGHLRFLAFYLICGAAAALAHVYFSPVSQVPMVGASGAISGIMGAYILLYPGARVRTYFPPFFFFRIRAFFFLLLWFVLQLFEGMASLGMPATEEGGVAVWAHIGGFVAGLLLIKPFDRPRLVTAKREGVQLSRDEVAPLRW